Proteins co-encoded in one Pirellulales bacterium genomic window:
- a CDS encoding NADPH-dependent assimilatory sulfite reductase hemoprotein subunit — MSDEKLSPVEIVKTSSCYLRGEIGAEMVDGLDHFGKDSTHLLKHHGTYQQDDRDARAGGRTGGGIRGDKVYSFMVRTKIPGGKLTSAQLLAELDLCDELGNATLRITTRQGLQLHGVLKSHLKEAIARINQVQLSTLAACGDVERNIMCCPAPHHQDPVHQEMQDLADRLAVHLCPRTTAYHELWLTDNETGEETLVGGGANGHEVEPIYGPTYLPRKFKTAIGLPGDNCVDIYTNDLGLMAITRDGRIIGYNVLVGGSFGVTPSAKKTFPALAQRMAFITPDQAVDVTTAIIKVQRDFGNRADRKVARMKYLIHEWGLEKFKAKVEEYYGAPLPGPQPDDVHGFDDHLGWHEQGDGRWFYGLNVENGRILDNDHLQLKTALREICTQFAPGIRLTSHQSLLFTNVAAEDRQAIEQILRDHGAKLSNEISAVRRWSMACVAWPTCGLSITEAERALPGVIDELEVELARLGLSNETFTVRMTGCPNGCARPYNSDIGLVGKAAGKYTVFLGGRLLGNRLNEIYKDMVPAEELVSTLVPVLAYFKQEREPDETFGDFCHRKGMADLLDWTGGYAAQASA, encoded by the coding sequence ATGTCAGACGAAAAGCTTAGTCCGGTCGAGATCGTCAAAACAAGCAGCTGTTACCTGCGCGGCGAAATCGGCGCCGAAATGGTCGATGGCCTCGACCATTTCGGCAAAGACAGCACGCATCTGCTCAAGCATCACGGCACCTACCAGCAGGACGACCGCGACGCTCGGGCCGGTGGACGCACCGGCGGAGGCATCCGCGGCGACAAAGTCTATAGCTTCATGGTCCGCACCAAGATCCCCGGCGGCAAACTGACCAGCGCGCAACTGTTGGCCGAGCTCGATCTGTGTGACGAGTTGGGCAACGCTACCCTGCGGATCACAACGCGCCAGGGGCTGCAATTGCATGGCGTGCTAAAGAGCCACCTCAAAGAAGCCATCGCTCGGATCAACCAGGTGCAATTGTCCACCCTGGCTGCCTGCGGCGACGTCGAGCGCAATATCATGTGCTGTCCGGCGCCGCACCATCAAGACCCGGTACACCAGGAAATGCAGGACCTGGCCGATCGATTGGCCGTGCATCTCTGTCCACGAACCACGGCCTACCACGAGCTGTGGCTCACCGACAACGAGACGGGTGAAGAAACACTCGTTGGCGGCGGCGCCAACGGCCACGAAGTCGAGCCGATCTACGGACCGACCTATCTGCCGCGCAAGTTCAAAACAGCAATCGGCCTGCCGGGCGATAATTGTGTGGACATTTACACCAACGACCTGGGGCTGATGGCCATCACCCGCGACGGCCGCATCATCGGCTACAACGTATTGGTCGGCGGCAGTTTCGGCGTGACCCCCAGTGCGAAGAAAACATTCCCAGCGTTGGCGCAGCGGATGGCCTTCATCACGCCAGACCAGGCCGTCGACGTCACTACGGCGATCATCAAGGTGCAGCGCGACTTCGGGAATCGGGCCGACCGCAAAGTTGCACGGATGAAGTACCTGATCCATGAATGGGGCTTGGAAAAGTTCAAAGCCAAAGTCGAAGAGTATTACGGCGCACCGCTACCCGGTCCGCAGCCTGACGATGTTCACGGCTTCGACGATCATCTCGGCTGGCACGAACAGGGAGACGGTCGCTGGTTCTACGGCCTGAATGTCGAGAACGGGCGCATTCTCGACAACGATCATCTGCAACTTAAAACGGCGCTCCGCGAAATCTGCACGCAGTTCGCGCCGGGCATCCGGCTGACCTCGCACCAGAGCTTGTTGTTCACGAACGTGGCTGCTGAGGATCGCCAAGCAATCGAGCAGATTCTCCGCGACCACGGAGCCAAGCTGTCGAACGAGATTTCCGCCGTGCGGCGATGGTCGATGGCCTGCGTGGCCTGGCCGACCTGCGGCCTATCGATTACCGAGGCCGAACGTGCCCTACCCGGCGTGATCGACGAGTTGGAAGTCGAGCTGGCAAGGCTTGGCCTCTCCAACGAAACGTTCACGGTGCGTATGACGGGCTGCCCCAATGGCTGTGCCCGACCGTACAACTCGGATATCGGCCTGGTGGGCAAAGCCGCTGGAAAATATACGGTTTTCCTGGGGGGTCGGCTGCTGGGGAACCGACTCAACGAGATCTATAAGGACATGGTGCCCGCCGAAGAGTTGGTGAGCACGTTGGTTCCGGTCCTCGCTTACTTCAAGCAAGAACGCGAGCCGGACGAGACTTTCGGCGATTTCTGTCACCGCAAGGGAATGGCCGACCTGCTCGATTGGACCGGCGGGTACGCAGCGCAAGCGAGTGCCTAG